Proteins co-encoded in one Coxiella burnetii genomic window:
- the fabF gene encoding beta-ketoacyl-ACP synthase II → MEKRRVVITGLGVVSPLGNKVSDMWQALLAGKSGVKPITRFDASSFPTQIAAEVRDFDPALVLDLKSIRKTDVFVQFAMESARQAWEDSGLEINETNAPRVGVAIGSGIGGMPWIEKNYDALLTSGPRKISPFFIPGAIINMASGMVSIKYDLKGPNISIVTACTTGLHNIGHAARMIAHNDADAMIAGGTEMASTPLGIGGFAAVRALSTRNDEPEKASRPWDKGRDGFVLGEGAACVVVEELEHAKKRNATIYAEIIGFGMSGDAYHMTRPDPEAEGFTTCMKNSLRDAGIAPERVDYINAHGTSTPAADPLEARAIKKTFGDHAYKLAVSSTKSMTGHMLGAAGALETVISVLAIRDNTAPPTINLENPDEGCDLDFVPNEAREMKIDTVMSNSFGFGGTNGTLVLSRVFD, encoded by the coding sequence TTGGAGAAACGGCGCGTTGTAATAACCGGGTTGGGGGTTGTGAGCCCCCTCGGAAATAAAGTTTCGGATATGTGGCAGGCGCTCTTGGCGGGTAAAAGTGGAGTGAAGCCGATTACTCGATTCGATGCGTCCTCTTTTCCTACCCAAATTGCGGCCGAAGTCAGGGATTTTGACCCGGCCTTAGTATTAGATCTTAAAAGCATTCGTAAAACGGACGTTTTTGTGCAATTCGCCATGGAATCTGCCCGTCAGGCGTGGGAGGATTCAGGACTAGAAATCAACGAAACTAACGCGCCTCGCGTGGGGGTGGCTATTGGGTCCGGCATCGGAGGGATGCCTTGGATTGAAAAAAATTATGACGCGTTATTAACTTCCGGTCCGCGAAAAATTTCTCCCTTTTTTATTCCGGGGGCTATTATTAATATGGCTTCTGGTATGGTGTCTATTAAATACGATTTAAAGGGTCCTAATATCTCAATCGTGACCGCCTGTACGACGGGTCTTCATAACATCGGCCACGCAGCGAGAATGATTGCCCACAATGATGCAGATGCGATGATTGCAGGGGGAACGGAGATGGCATCCACTCCCCTCGGTATTGGCGGCTTTGCTGCTGTGCGCGCTTTATCGACACGAAATGATGAGCCCGAAAAAGCGAGCCGTCCGTGGGATAAAGGTCGCGATGGTTTTGTGTTGGGGGAAGGCGCCGCGTGTGTAGTAGTAGAAGAGTTAGAACACGCCAAAAAGCGCAACGCGACCATCTACGCCGAAATTATCGGATTTGGGATGAGTGGTGATGCTTATCACATGACACGCCCAGACCCCGAAGCTGAAGGATTTACCACTTGCATGAAAAATTCCCTCCGGGATGCCGGCATCGCTCCTGAGCGGGTCGACTACATAAACGCCCACGGTACCTCGACGCCTGCCGCCGATCCGCTTGAGGCGCGGGCCATTAAAAAAACATTTGGGGATCATGCTTATAAACTAGCCGTAAGCTCCACAAAATCAATGACAGGACACATGCTAGGGGCAGCAGGTGCCTTAGAAACCGTAATTTCAGTGTTAGCGATTCGCGATAATACGGCACCACCGACGATTAATCTTGAAAATCCCGATGAAGGCTGTGATTTAGATTTTGTACCCAATGAGGCGCGGGAGATGAAGATCGATACCGTAATGTCAAATTCATTTGGCTTTGGTGGCACTAACGGAACCTTGGTTTTAAGCCGAGTTTTTGACTAA
- the rpmF gene encoding 50S ribosomal protein L32, which translates to MAVQKSRKTRSRRGMRRSHDALRGAMLSKDPTTGETHLRHHISPEGYYKGRQILTPKESYEDEE; encoded by the coding sequence ATGGCAGTACAAAAAAGTCGTAAAACCCGTTCAAGACGCGGCATGCGCCGGTCGCACGATGCGTTACGTGGAGCGATGCTATCAAAAGATCCGACGACTGGCGAAACGCACTTGCGTCATCACATCAGTCCGGAAGGCTATTATAAAGGTCGCCAAATTTTGACCCCCAAAGAGTCTTACGAAGACGAAGAGTAA
- a CDS encoding beta-ketoacyl-ACP synthase III, producing MTYARIQGVGSYIPQQILSNADLEKMVNTTDEWIMQRVGVRERHVIANSPDNTTTMAVDAAKRAIEMAGIDPAVIDMIIVGTATAEYYFPSTACLVQKHLNLREDIPAFDINAACAGFVYALSIADQYIRNEGAKHILVIGVDSLTKVVDWKDRSTCILFGDGAGAVILQAHKEPGILNTILHANGDYSDLITAKSGVWERESVPHLHMYGKEVFKLAVTKLGEIVDEIIEKSGLKQSDIDWLIPHQANLRIIEATAKRLGLPRERVILTIEQHGNTSAASIPLALDAAVRAGKIKRGDTLLLEAFGAGLAWGAALLKL from the coding sequence ATGACCTACGCGCGTATCCAGGGTGTTGGCAGTTATATTCCTCAGCAAATATTAAGTAATGCAGATTTAGAAAAAATGGTTAATACCACGGATGAGTGGATCATGCAGCGGGTCGGCGTGCGTGAGCGTCATGTCATTGCTAATAGCCCTGATAATACCACCACGATGGCGGTCGATGCGGCAAAACGTGCAATTGAAATGGCGGGAATAGACCCCGCCGTTATCGACATGATTATCGTGGGGACTGCAACAGCAGAATATTATTTTCCTAGTACGGCTTGTTTGGTCCAAAAACATTTAAATTTGCGTGAGGATATCCCCGCCTTTGACATAAATGCGGCGTGCGCAGGTTTTGTGTACGCTTTAAGCATTGCTGATCAATACATCCGAAACGAAGGCGCCAAGCATATTCTCGTTATTGGTGTGGATTCTTTAACAAAGGTAGTGGATTGGAAAGATCGCAGCACCTGTATTTTATTCGGTGATGGTGCAGGAGCGGTTATTTTACAAGCCCACAAAGAACCCGGCATTTTAAACACTATTTTACATGCGAATGGTGATTACAGTGATTTAATTACTGCTAAAAGTGGAGTTTGGGAGCGGGAATCTGTGCCTCATTTGCACATGTATGGGAAAGAAGTTTTTAAACTAGCGGTAACTAAATTAGGAGAAATTGTCGATGAGATTATTGAGAAAAGCGGACTCAAGCAATCAGACATCGATTGGTTAATTCCCCATCAAGCGAATTTACGTATTATTGAAGCAACAGCGAAACGATTAGGGCTGCCAAGAGAACGGGTTATTTTGACAATTGAGCAACATGGTAACACTTCCGCTGCTTCTATTCCTTTGGCGCTCGATGCGGCTGTTCGTGCCGGCAAGATTAAGCGCGGCGATACGCTGCTGTTAGAAGCTTTTGGTGCAGGCCTTGCCTGGGGCGCTGCGCTACTTAAATTGTAG
- a CDS encoding phospholipase A has translation MGKAIRKVGLFVIGILVILPFQSGAHTHTKTTSQLKNSRNDCRHIKRYDKKTKHYYNVVVCKHATPPPPSFEEKLQEILSNLTPAQQSLLEKRLARQRQVTKTRAGISFYEPTYILPYYYTGRPYHSIYEGNTPENQQLDHQEFKGQMSFQFPIWYDMFGSNLSLDISYTQLSYWQFYAKSQFFRETNYEPQLFLSDHFSPNGLAAIGINHQSNGRGGNLERSWNRLFLDFTFTGAHWMVDVKPWILIFKAESSDLHNPDIYRYLGYGRVVFAVTFHRQVLSLMLRNTVESGFKRGAIELSYSFPIHGLLHGYIQFFSGYGQSLIEYNHYTNSVGVGIIISNWI, from the coding sequence ATGGGAAAAGCCATCAGAAAAGTGGGATTATTCGTCATCGGCATTTTAGTCATCCTACCTTTTCAAAGCGGCGCCCACACTCATACTAAAACTACTTCTCAACTAAAAAACTCAAGAAACGACTGTCGCCATATCAAGCGATACGATAAAAAAACCAAGCATTACTACAATGTTGTTGTTTGCAAGCACGCCACTCCTCCACCACCTTCTTTTGAGGAAAAATTACAGGAAATCTTAAGCAACCTGACGCCCGCTCAACAATCCCTCCTCGAGAAGCGATTGGCACGGCAACGACAAGTTACAAAAACACGCGCAGGAATTTCTTTTTACGAACCGACGTATATTTTGCCTTATTATTATACCGGTCGACCTTATCACTCTATCTATGAAGGAAATACTCCTGAAAATCAACAATTGGATCATCAAGAATTCAAAGGTCAAATGAGCTTCCAATTTCCGATATGGTATGACATGTTCGGTAGTAATCTTTCGTTGGATATATCCTACACTCAGCTCTCTTACTGGCAATTTTATGCTAAATCCCAATTTTTTCGTGAAACCAATTATGAGCCGCAATTATTTTTAAGCGATCATTTTTCTCCAAACGGATTAGCCGCTATTGGCATTAATCACCAATCTAACGGCCGCGGCGGTAACTTGGAAAGAAGCTGGAATCGACTTTTTCTCGATTTTACTTTCACCGGCGCCCATTGGATGGTTGACGTCAAACCCTGGATTTTAATCTTTAAAGCGGAATCCAGCGATCTTCACAATCCCGATATTTATCGCTACCTCGGCTACGGACGGGTTGTTTTCGCAGTCACTTTTCATCGGCAAGTTCTCTCTTTAATGCTGAGAAATACTGTCGAAAGTGGCTTCAAACGCGGCGCTATTGAACTTTCCTATTCCTTCCCCATCCACGGCCTGTTACATGGCTATATTCAATTTTTCAGTGGTTATGGCCAAAGCTTGATTGAATACAATCATTATACAAATAGCGTTGGCGTGGGAATTATTATCAGCAATTGGATTTAG
- the polX gene encoding DNA polymerase/3'-5' exonuclease PolX, whose amino-acid sequence MLTLFLAFYSSLKGRMMYSYFMPVHNPEIAAMLYKLADLLEIRGENPFRIRAYRSAARLIDELPKSVAEMLKEGEDLTELPGIGAALAEKIKTIVTTGKLPQLDRLEKKMPTALTELLMIEGLGPKRIKILHEKLHIKNLDDLKKELDRGTIRDLHGFGEKTEKLIFIGLKSFTKGKRRMKLADAEKIAVPLLDYLKKAPDIKKVDIAGSFRRRKETVGDLDILAVATKGRKVVDYFTKFEEVLRVISHGTTRSTVFLRSGIQVDLRVVPEKSYGAAMHYFTGSKSHNITIRKMALKRNLKVNEYGVYKGNRQVAGKTEKEFYAFFNMPYIEPELRENRGELEAALKGQLPKLITLKDIRGDLHCHTNATDGKYSLEAMAEAAQTRGYRYMAITDHSKHLSVARGLDKKRLIEQIKMIDKLNGKLKGFTILKGIEVDILENGQLDLPDSILKELDLTVCSVHYKFNLSEKRQTERILRAMDNPYFNILGHPSGRLIGRRDPYSVNIERIIDAVKTNGCLLEINAQPNRLDLDDTHCKMAKDLGIKMVVSTDAHSINQLANIKFGIDTARRGWLEKKDVINTYPLTELKKLLRRK is encoded by the coding sequence GTGCTGACATTGTTCTTAGCCTTCTATTCCTCTCTAAAAGGTAGAATGATGTATAGTTACTTTATGCCCGTTCACAACCCCGAAATCGCCGCCATGCTATATAAGCTGGCCGATCTTTTAGAAATTAGAGGCGAAAACCCTTTTCGTATTCGCGCTTATCGTTCCGCAGCTCGCCTCATTGACGAACTTCCTAAAAGCGTCGCCGAAATGTTGAAGGAAGGGGAAGATTTGACAGAATTGCCGGGTATCGGAGCAGCGCTGGCTGAAAAAATTAAAACGATTGTTACGACTGGAAAGTTACCCCAACTCGACCGTCTCGAGAAAAAAATGCCTACAGCCCTTACAGAATTATTAATGATCGAGGGGCTGGGTCCAAAACGTATCAAAATCCTTCATGAAAAACTTCATATAAAAAACCTCGATGATTTAAAAAAAGAACTCGACCGAGGAACGATCCGCGATCTACACGGATTTGGCGAGAAAACCGAAAAGCTTATTTTTATCGGCCTCAAATCTTTTACGAAGGGGAAGCGCCGTATGAAATTAGCTGACGCGGAGAAAATTGCTGTGCCCTTGCTAGATTACCTTAAAAAAGCGCCTGACATTAAAAAAGTGGATATTGCTGGGAGTTTTCGTCGCCGTAAAGAAACCGTCGGGGATCTTGATATATTAGCGGTCGCCACCAAGGGGAGAAAAGTCGTTGACTATTTTACTAAGTTTGAGGAGGTTTTACGGGTTATCTCTCATGGTACTACCCGTTCGACTGTTTTTTTACGCTCAGGTATTCAAGTGGATTTACGTGTGGTGCCTGAAAAAAGTTACGGCGCTGCTATGCATTATTTTACGGGTTCAAAATCCCACAATATCACTATCCGAAAAATGGCCTTGAAAAGAAATTTAAAGGTCAACGAATATGGGGTTTATAAAGGTAATCGACAAGTGGCTGGTAAAACGGAGAAAGAATTTTACGCGTTTTTCAATATGCCTTATATAGAACCCGAATTACGTGAGAACCGTGGCGAACTTGAAGCCGCGTTAAAAGGACAATTGCCTAAGTTAATTACTCTAAAAGATATCCGCGGTGATTTGCATTGTCACACCAATGCTACTGATGGGAAATATTCCCTGGAAGCGATGGCAGAAGCGGCACAGACGCGGGGTTACCGTTACATGGCAATTACGGATCATTCAAAACATCTCAGCGTAGCCCGTGGTTTAGACAAAAAACGACTTATAGAACAAATAAAAATGATTGATAAATTAAATGGAAAACTAAAGGGCTTTACTATTTTAAAAGGAATTGAAGTGGATATTTTGGAAAATGGGCAATTGGATCTTCCCGATTCTATTTTAAAGGAGTTAGATCTAACAGTCTGTTCAGTGCATTATAAATTTAACCTCTCTGAAAAAAGACAAACCGAACGGATTCTTCGCGCTATGGATAACCCTTATTTTAATATTTTAGGTCATCCCAGTGGACGACTCATTGGGCGGCGCGACCCCTATTCCGTAAACATCGAGCGCATTATCGACGCCGTTAAAACAAATGGGTGCCTATTAGAAATTAACGCTCAACCCAATCGCTTGGATCTAGATGATACCCATTGCAAAATGGCGAAAGATCTTGGCATTAAAATGGTGGTTTCAACCGACGCGCATTCCATTAACCAATTGGCCAATATAAAGTTTGGAATTGATACGGCCCGCCGCGGATGGCTTGAAAAAAAAGATGTAATCAATACCTATCCCCTCACTGAGCTCAAAAAATTATTGCGCCGCAAGTAG
- the tmk gene encoding dTMP kinase, with the protein MGIERGRFISFEGIEGVGKTTALNWVREQLDAARIPYVVTREPGGTPIAEAIRDVLLSHSDEMMCPDTELLLMFAGRAQNIAHVVLPALRRGQWVLSDRFTDASFAYQGGGRGIPVKHIEELAGWVLGNLKPDLTLLLDAPVSVGLCRVKSRGAKDRIEAEGLEFFKRVRECYLALANQEPARFRVIHTDQDLSNVKNQIMKAIKPLLTASPLPGEKTEIEGL; encoded by the coding sequence ATGGGAATTGAACGCGGCCGTTTCATTTCTTTTGAAGGAATTGAAGGAGTGGGGAAGACAACCGCACTTAATTGGGTGCGGGAGCAATTAGACGCTGCCCGTATTCCTTATGTGGTTACGCGCGAGCCTGGTGGTACACCGATTGCTGAAGCCATACGCGATGTTTTATTAAGTCATTCCGATGAAATGATGTGTCCCGATACTGAATTATTGTTAATGTTCGCTGGTCGAGCGCAAAATATCGCTCATGTGGTTTTGCCTGCCTTGCGACGCGGGCAATGGGTCTTATCGGACCGTTTTACAGATGCCAGTTTTGCTTATCAAGGCGGGGGACGAGGCATTCCCGTCAAGCATATTGAGGAATTAGCCGGATGGGTTTTAGGAAATCTGAAGCCCGATCTCACGTTGTTACTCGATGCGCCCGTTTCAGTAGGTTTATGTCGTGTTAAAAGTCGGGGTGCTAAAGATCGTATCGAAGCTGAGGGACTCGAATTTTTTAAACGCGTGCGCGAATGCTATTTGGCGCTGGCGAACCAAGAGCCGGCTCGATTTCGCGTCATCCACACGGATCAGGATTTATCGAACGTTAAAAATCAAATAATGAAGGCAATAAAACCGTTATTAACTGCTTCTCCTCTTCCAGGGGAAAAAACAGAGATTGAGGGACTATGA
- the fabG gene encoding 3-oxoacyl-ACP reductase FabG yields the protein MPTLLKGKTALVTGASRGIGASIAAELGRQGAIVLGTATTEAGAKKITQMLMEEKVEGKGYALDICDQERMKAILSDIQGDFDAPSILVNNAGITRDNILLRMRSEQWDEVINTNLNGVFHLTKACLKSMVKARSGRIINISSVVATMGNAGQANYVAAKAGLVGFTKVVAMEYAAYGITANCIAPGFIETEMTGALSEQQREAILARVPMKRMGQPNEIAQAAAFLASDNAAYITGETLHINGGMCMV from the coding sequence ATGCCTACACTGCTCAAAGGAAAAACCGCCCTCGTAACGGGCGCTTCTCGGGGCATCGGCGCTTCCATTGCGGCCGAACTCGGGCGCCAGGGAGCTATCGTTCTTGGAACGGCCACCACGGAGGCGGGGGCAAAGAAGATTACCCAGATGCTGATGGAAGAAAAAGTGGAGGGAAAAGGCTATGCTCTCGATATTTGTGATCAAGAAAGGATGAAAGCAATTCTATCCGATATTCAAGGTGATTTTGACGCGCCATCGATCTTGGTCAACAATGCGGGGATAACACGGGATAATATCCTTCTGCGAATGAGATCCGAACAGTGGGACGAGGTCATCAATACGAACCTCAACGGCGTTTTTCATCTCACGAAAGCTTGCCTAAAATCGATGGTAAAGGCTCGCTCGGGACGAATTATTAATATAAGTTCAGTAGTGGCGACAATGGGCAATGCGGGTCAAGCCAACTATGTGGCTGCCAAAGCGGGACTTGTTGGGTTTACCAAAGTCGTTGCTATGGAATATGCGGCCTACGGAATCACCGCTAATTGTATCGCTCCCGGCTTTATTGAAACGGAAATGACAGGCGCATTATCCGAACAGCAACGAGAAGCGATACTGGCCCGAGTGCCAATGAAACGCATGGGTCAGCCTAATGAAATCGCTCAGGCGGCGGCTTTTTTGGCCTCTGACAACGCGGCGTATATTACGGGGGAGACATTGCATATCAACGGTGGAATGTGTATGGTATAG
- the fabD gene encoding ACP S-malonyltransferase — MPQSFAFVFPGQGSQHLGMLAELGLQQPIVLETFQQASSALAYDLWALVQHGPQERLDQTQFTQPALLTADVAIFRCWEALGGPKPQVMAGHSLGEYAALVCAGALKFEEAVKLVEKRGQYMQEAVPVGEGAMGAIIGLNEAEIESICENAALGQVVQPANLNSTDQTVISGHSEAVDRALNMAKTEGAKIAKRIPVSVPSHCPLMQPAADRLAQDIAKISIDSPKVPVIHNVDVVDHNEANIIRGALIKQLVRPVRWVETIKYIEEQGIKVFMECGPDNKLAGLIKRIDRQSEILPLTTTELILTAIKRLTH, encoded by the coding sequence ATGCCGCAATCTTTTGCCTTTGTCTTTCCTGGCCAAGGGTCCCAGCATTTGGGGATGCTGGCCGAGTTAGGGCTTCAGCAACCGATAGTCCTCGAAACCTTTCAACAGGCCTCTTCCGCGCTGGCTTATGACCTCTGGGCGTTGGTTCAGCATGGCCCGCAAGAGAGGCTAGATCAAACCCAATTTACGCAGCCGGCGTTGTTAACCGCCGATGTCGCTATTTTCCGTTGTTGGGAAGCTCTAGGGGGGCCAAAACCGCAAGTGATGGCGGGCCACAGCTTAGGGGAATACGCAGCCCTTGTTTGCGCGGGGGCTTTGAAATTTGAAGAGGCCGTCAAATTGGTGGAGAAGCGGGGCCAGTATATGCAAGAAGCGGTGCCTGTCGGTGAGGGGGCTATGGGGGCTATCATCGGTTTAAATGAGGCGGAAATCGAATCCATTTGCGAAAATGCGGCGCTAGGGCAAGTTGTTCAGCCGGCCAATTTAAATTCAACAGACCAAACCGTGATATCCGGTCACAGTGAAGCGGTGGATCGTGCTCTTAATATGGCAAAGACAGAAGGCGCAAAAATCGCGAAGCGAATTCCGGTCAGTGTCCCTTCCCATTGCCCCCTCATGCAACCCGCCGCAGACCGTTTAGCGCAGGACATTGCTAAAATTTCGATTGATTCTCCTAAAGTCCCGGTGATCCATAACGTAGACGTGGTTGATCACAATGAGGCGAACATCATTCGCGGCGCTTTAATTAAACAACTAGTGAGGCCCGTTCGATGGGTAGAAACCATAAAGTATATTGAAGAACAAGGGATCAAGGTTTTCATGGAATGCGGTCCCGATAATAAATTAGCCGGTTTAATTAAGCGCATTGATCGCCAGAGCGAGATACTGCCGCTCACCACAACGGAATTAATTTTAACCGCTATAAAGCGACTAACTCACTAA
- the plsX gene encoding phosphate acyltransferase PlsX, whose amino-acid sequence MLKTIALDAMGGDNGPKVIVPAALSILKKHPKVKLILVGKEDQLALLIPEKNRKSFGQRLEIIHASEEVGMDEPPSQALRTKKNSSMRVAINLVKEGQAHACVSAGNTGALMATARYVLKTLPGIDRPAIIAAFPTKNEREVRVLDLGANVDSTPENLYQFAVMGSILSSAAHNIRNPRIGLLNVGEEEIKGNELVKKANELFETRKTINYIGYVEGNTIFNNIADVVVCDGFVGNAVLKASEGVAQLIKQHAKEAFSEAWWTKLALLPAIPILKRLIRRVDPERYNGATFLGLNGIVVKSHGSANIKAFVCAVEEAIFQVDKNIPQLIKEEVAHILKEFENK is encoded by the coding sequence ATGTTAAAAACGATCGCACTCGACGCCATGGGCGGTGACAATGGACCTAAGGTCATTGTTCCAGCGGCCCTATCCATCCTGAAAAAGCATCCGAAGGTCAAACTTATTCTTGTGGGAAAAGAAGATCAGTTAGCGCTTTTAATACCCGAAAAAAATAGAAAATCTTTTGGACAGCGATTGGAAATTATTCATGCCAGTGAAGAAGTAGGAATGGATGAGCCGCCTTCTCAAGCGCTACGAACTAAAAAAAATTCCTCCATGCGTGTTGCGATTAATTTAGTGAAAGAAGGCCAGGCCCACGCTTGTGTAAGTGCGGGAAACACAGGCGCTTTAATGGCAACGGCCCGTTATGTATTAAAAACGCTGCCGGGTATTGACCGACCAGCCATTATTGCCGCTTTTCCCACGAAGAATGAGCGCGAAGTGCGGGTTTTGGACTTAGGCGCTAACGTCGATTCAACGCCTGAAAACCTTTATCAATTTGCTGTCATGGGCTCAATTTTATCTTCCGCTGCACATAACATTCGGAATCCTCGAATTGGATTGCTCAATGTAGGTGAAGAAGAAATCAAAGGAAATGAATTGGTGAAAAAAGCCAATGAACTTTTTGAGACCAGGAAAACCATTAATTATATCGGCTACGTTGAAGGCAATACTATTTTTAATAATATTGCCGATGTGGTCGTTTGTGATGGGTTTGTTGGGAATGCCGTGTTAAAAGCGAGTGAAGGTGTTGCGCAGTTAATTAAACAGCATGCCAAAGAAGCTTTTAGTGAGGCATGGTGGACGAAATTAGCGCTCTTGCCAGCGATTCCTATTTTAAAGCGCCTCATCAGACGTGTTGATCCTGAACGTTATAATGGAGCCACGTTTTTGGGATTGAATGGTATTGTGGTTAAAAGTCACGGGAGCGCGAATATTAAAGCTTTTGTTTGTGCTGTCGAAGAAGCGATTTTTCAAGTCGATAAAAATATTCCTCAGCTTATTAAAGAAGAAGTCGCTCATATTTTAAAGGAGTTTGAAAATAAATGA
- the mltG gene encoding endolytic transglycosylase MltG, with protein sequence MSFFKKIILFIGAIVVMILGMWFAIVWHRFIHTPLQSDKAIQQVSTIKVPPGTGIHYLAKSLHEQGLLQNPQFFIWLARLKGDAPLLKAGEYEITPTMTPLELLRNVVAGKVKQRSITFIEGWTFREMKQTLEENPYIHHTIDRLSDQKILAKLGCTNLRPEGLFFPDTYSFTWGDNDIKILRQAYQRMQTILNEAWQQRADNLPYKNPYQALILASLVEKETALPKERPKIAGVILRRLKKGMPLQVDPTVLYGLGRPYGSPITKEDLVSNSPYNTYQHYGLPPTPIDMPSRASILAALKPESGDALYYVARGDGSHIFSATYKEHKEAIKKVFRRWRKTWELNAAVSFLLKELKEWGRQPHLIGCGSN encoded by the coding sequence ATGTCATTCTTCAAAAAGATTATCCTTTTTATTGGCGCTATTGTGGTGATGATTTTAGGAATGTGGTTTGCCATCGTCTGGCACCGCTTTATTCATACGCCCCTTCAAAGCGACAAAGCGATACAGCAGGTAAGCACTATTAAAGTCCCACCAGGCACCGGCATTCACTACCTAGCAAAAAGTTTGCATGAACAAGGATTACTGCAAAATCCTCAATTCTTCATTTGGCTAGCGCGCCTGAAAGGTGATGCCCCTTTATTAAAAGCAGGCGAGTATGAGATTACGCCGACGATGACGCCGTTGGAATTGTTAAGGAATGTAGTAGCAGGCAAAGTAAAGCAGCGCAGCATTACCTTTATTGAAGGTTGGACGTTTCGTGAAATGAAGCAGACCTTAGAAGAAAATCCCTACATTCACCATACCATTGACCGGCTAAGTGATCAAAAAATTCTGGCAAAACTGGGTTGCACCAACCTTCGTCCCGAGGGACTTTTTTTCCCCGACACTTATTCTTTTACGTGGGGAGACAACGATATCAAAATACTTCGTCAAGCCTATCAGCGTATGCAGACAATTTTAAACGAAGCCTGGCAACAACGCGCAGACAATTTACCTTACAAAAATCCTTATCAAGCATTAATTTTGGCCTCGCTTGTCGAAAAGGAAACGGCGTTGCCCAAAGAGCGTCCTAAAATCGCCGGCGTTATTTTACGCCGTTTAAAAAAAGGAATGCCGTTACAAGTAGACCCTACTGTTTTATACGGCCTGGGGCGTCCTTATGGTAGCCCTATTACGAAGGAAGACTTAGTTTCTAATTCACCCTATAATACCTACCAGCATTACGGTTTACCTCCCACTCCCATTGATATGCCATCGCGTGCATCGATTCTAGCTGCCCTTAAGCCAGAATCGGGCGATGCGTTATACTATGTGGCGCGGGGCGATGGCAGTCATATTTTTTCGGCGACGTATAAAGAACACAAAGAAGCTATTAAAAAAGTATTTAGAAGATGGAGAAAAACATGGGAATTGAACGCGGCCGTTTCATTTCTTTTGAAGGAATTGAAGGAGTGGGGAAGACAACCGCACTTAATTGGGTGCGGGAGCAATTAG
- the acpP gene encoding acyl carrier protein, with protein sequence MATVEERVKKIVVEQLGVKEEEVTNSASFVDDLGADSLDTVELVMAFEEEFETEIPDEDAEKITTVQQAIDYIKEHSASESTSA encoded by the coding sequence ATGGCAACAGTTGAAGAACGAGTCAAAAAGATTGTCGTTGAACAATTAGGCGTAAAGGAAGAAGAAGTTACCAACAGTGCTTCGTTTGTAGACGATTTAGGTGCTGATTCCCTAGATACGGTGGAGTTGGTGATGGCATTTGAAGAGGAATTCGAAACTGAAATCCCCGATGAAGATGCTGAAAAAATTACCACTGTCCAACAAGCGATTGACTATATCAAAGAACATTCCGCGAGCGAATCCACTTCTGCGTGA